A region of Bacillota bacterium DNA encodes the following proteins:
- a CDS encoding type II toxin-antitoxin system HicB family antitoxin: protein MNLCIETEQEADGRWIAEVPAIPGALVYARTREEAIARVKALALRIIADRVENMEPVPETDELFSVAV, encoded by the coding sequence ATGAACCTCTGCATCGAAACGGAACAGGAAGCAGACGGACGCTGGATTGCCGAAGTGCCCGCCATCCCCGGCGCGCTGGTGTACGCCCGGACGCGCGAAGAGGCGATTGCACGGGTGAAAGCACTGGCGTTGCGCATCATCGCCGACCGGGTAGAAAACATGGAACCCGTTCCCGAAACGGATGAACTGTTTTCGGTAGCGGTGTGA